The sequence below is a genomic window from Pirellulales bacterium.
GGTTCGATTCGCCGCGTAGAAGGGCCCGCCAGTCGACGGGCAGAATCGTGGGCTTTTCCTGATCGGATTTCGATCGGGCAATCCACACCCAACCGGTCGCTGACAGTCGCAAATTCGGGTCGTGGGACAACGCATCCAACACCCGCTCATGCCCGGTGCAAGGAACACGAACGACGTTGTCCATCCCCTCACGCTCCGAGACGATGAAATAGAACTTGCTGTTGTAGGCGAACATGTCGACCGAGATTCGCGGTTTGTCGAGGAATTGCTCGAGATGCTTTTCGATCGCCTCGCGCACTTCTGGAATCGTCATCCCCGCGACGTAGACGCTGCCGTACGATCCCAGATTCACGGTGCCGTCCGGCCCAATCAGATGCTCGCCCGCGATATCTTGTTGCCCCGCACTTTCGGCGAGCGAAACAGAAACTTCGGGGGTCGAGAGGACGCCCTTCAGTTGCTTCTTGATTGCCTCGATAGCTTCGTCCAATGTCATACCTGCGACCTTGATTGTGCCGTATGCCGGCCCGAGTGCGATTGTGCCGTCTGCCTCGACGGAATAGGGACCGGCGATATTCTGATCAGGCAGCGTGCCCAACACCGTGACATTCACCGTATCAAGCGGTTCAATGCGGTACGGCGCCTTGGGCACAACCTTCACAGCATCGATCAACAGGATGTCGGGGGCATCGACCAGATAGGGTTTTAATAGCGGGCGATCCGATGGCAAATCCTTGTTAACCGCCATGGCTCGTCCGATGGGCGTGTTCCCCCACGGCGGCAGGTCGGTGCCGCGCCACAACGGTCGCCCAGCTTGGAGAAGCGCAAGCACAACGGCCAAGGCCACCGCAATCACCCAACCCATCACAGCCAGTAGACGTCCCACCCCTGGCCGCGGCACATCTTGCATGGCCAACAGGCGCATAATGCGCGATCGCGCCGCCGAGATACTCTCGGCCATCCCCAGCATCACTGCCGGACGTGCCTGCGGAACAAAATCAAGTAAGATCGATGCGAACTCCACCGGATCCGCGCCGGCGGCGATCGCCCAATCGTCGCATGCCTCTTCACAGGCGGCACGAAAATCACGCCGCACTAGCCACAGCAACGGCTGCCACGGCAATACGACACTAACGATCTCGACGGCCAGCCGGCTCCAACTGTCGCCCCGCGCCATGTGGGCCAGCTCGTGACAGAAAATCACAAACCAATCGTCACGCTCGTTGCCCGCCACGGGCAGTAGCAGCGTATGGCCACCCATGCCCAAGACCGGTGACGCCAGCGCCGGCGAATCAACGGCCGGACTCAGCTTCAAAATTGGCGCCGGCACGCCCATCATGTGCGCCGCTCGCCCAAGCGCGACCACGATCGCCTCGTCCTGACAGAACTCGCCAACGCGACAGGCGCGCCGCACCGCCGCCGCACTGCGAGCGAGCCGCACGGCCAATACGCACGAGGTAACGGGCCACGTACAACCGAACGCCAGCCACGTCCAAGATTGCCAATCGATTCGCTCCGGCGCAGCACGTACGTTTTCGCGGACGACGCTCGACGACTCCAGGATGACGGGGCGCGGTGCGCCGCTTGGGGCCTCGTAAATCCAACCGATCTGCTCGGCAGGTTCCGTTAGCTCGGCCGGCGTCAACATGCCCCAGCCCCCATAGCGCACTACCGACGATGCCACCGGCACCACGACGCACAGCAGACTCGTCGCCAGCAGCACGGCCGCGCGCAGCGCTGGCCTGCGGTACACAATCCACGCCAGCGACCAACCCAGGCAACAGATAAGCGTACTTTGCCACGCCGCATCGAAAGCCAAGCGCCGCCAGCCGTCGGCCGGCACAAGATTCCACAACTCACCCATGGCGTTTCTCCTTGCGGCGCGCTTCGATCAGTTGCCGCAGTTGAGCCAGTTCTTCGCCCGACCACGGCCGGGCATCGAGTAGTTGCGACACCAATAATTGGGGATCGCCGTCAAAGACGGCGTCGAGCATCTCAGTCACCAGCCCCGCCTGGGCCGCTTCGCGCGTCCGTGCAGGACGATAGACGTAAGCGCGCCCTTCGGCACGGTGGGCCAACCATCCCTTCTTTTCCAACTTCTGCATCGCCACGAGCACCGTCGTGTACGTGATCGGCCGGCGCCGCCCGAGATGCTCGGCGACCGCGGCCACCGTAGCCTCGCCACGCTTCCAGACGAACTCCATGACCTTGGCCTGCAAATCCCCCAGGCCGTGCAGCGTTTTCCGACGCATCCGCGTTCCTCCGGCTATCTACGTCGATGCGACGTACGTCGGATGATAGTAGCAAATACCAACGTCGGGTCAAGAAGAATCTGCAATCGATAACCGCCGATGCTTAGGAAAGTGACGAACTAACAGCAGACAGAATTAACGAAGCACTCTTCCGGACGGCCCTCGCAGTTTCATGAACCGAGATAAATCGACGCCGATCGGTACATTTCTCGTTTCAAGCGCGACGCCTTGCTATCCTTTAGGCTCTGCCCTTTCAGTCACCAGACACTGGTCCGAATGATGAATTCCATTCCGCCCCCATCCACCGCACTTCTCATTCGTCACGAAGGCGAGGCCCCGCGCGAGCGCAGCACTTGCGGCTGGCGGCACTTGCTCGTCAGCCGGCAGGACTCCAACGTCGCGGCCTGGGCTCATGCCGTGGATATCGACGGCGCGCGCGAGCACTACCATCGCGTGGCGACCGAACTGTACTACGTGCTCGAGGGAGAAGGGACCGTCCGCCTGAATGGCGTCGATCATCCGGTGCGCCAGGGCTCGCTCGTACACATTCCGCCCGGAGTCGTACACGGGGCGCAGGGGCGGATGCGAGTTCTGGTCGTCGGCATCCCCGACATCAGCGACGGAGATTTATATTTTCCCAACGAGCCGCGCGACGAAAACGGCGAATGACGAGTCTTTGAAAGTCCGTTGACCGGATCGCCGAACCAGTAACTCACAGCGCCTGAGCAAAAAAACACGAAGGACGAAGCCCGCCGGGGCTTTCGTCCTTCGTCATTCTTCCGGCATTCAATTGTTCGTAGAGCGACCTTCGCTATCAGCGTCCGTCGCACAACAGGCGTTGGGCCGTTTACCAGCCCATCACCATGTTCGACTCGATCACTTTGCGGGCACGTTCCAGATCGGTACCCGTCTCGTGCATGTACAGGCGGATGGCGTGAACCTTGTCCCCCGCGGCCTTGGACAGGCAGTCGCGCGCCGTATGACAAAGGTCGGCACTCGTACTCGGGATTCCCAGCGCGCTTTTGGAAATGACCCAAGTATCGCGCGGACGCTTCGTCAGACGCAGGACTCGTTCATGCGGATAGGCGTCGTGGACGACGGCGGCCGCCGCGTCCTGATCGTTCGCCCAGGTAATGATGATGTGCGACTCGGTCTCGACTTCAAACAATGGCATCGCCAAATCCCCCTTTCCCACTGCTGAGGTGACAGATGCGCCTTGTATCGCCGCGTTCAATGTTGCGGCATATGCCCGCTTGCTCTCTATCGAGGATGTTAGGATTCGCCGGGCAAGTCGTCAACGAGCGCCGACCGCCCCCCGCCGTGGCGGCTGCCGATCCAGCGAACGGGGACGTTATAAGCGGGCTTTATAGCGGCCTGCTACGACACGTCCGCTCAAGACGTTACACACGGCTGAGTTGCGAATTCCCGCGCACGCCAAGCCGCGAGATCGCGGGCCGCGCCATTCTACGCGGCCCCGTAAACGGCCTGCCAGCGAGCCAGCACCTGGGCCGGGCTGGCGGTGCCGGTTGTACCGAGCTGCTGGACCGTGATCGACGCGACCAGGTTCCCCACGGCCGCGGCTTCGAGCCGTGTGGCACCCGCCAGCAGGGCCAAAACGATCCCCGCCGTGGCGCTGTCGCCGGCGCCTACCACGTCCACCGGACCGTGTACCGGGTAACCATCGGCCAGCACCGGATCGCCCGTGGTATCCGCCACCAGGATGCCGCGTTCCCCAACCGTGCAGTACAGCTGGCAGCCGGTCAGCCGCGCAAAATCGCGAGCCGCCGTGATTGGCTCGTTAGCGCTGCCGGTCGAAGGTCGCCCGAGCGCGGCCAGGCATTCATGCACGTTCGGCTTCAACGTGCCGCGACGAAATCGGGCAATATGCGCGCGGCTGTCGATGAACATCAGTTTGTCGGGGGCCGCTTCGGCCAATTGCGCCAAGTGCTCGCGCACTGCGGGCCCGATCACGCCCCACCCTTCTTCGTTCACCTGGTCGAGTACGATCAAACCATCGGTCGCTGCGAAGACCGTGGCCAGCTCGTCGAACAGCCGCTCTTGCGTGGCGGCCCCCAAGGCGCTCTTATTCCTCAGGTCGATGCGGTTCAACTCTTGCCAGACACCGTCCGCAGCGCGCCGCAACGGCTTGGTATAGGTTGGCGTCAGCCGATCGGCATCTCGAATGATGTGGCCGGCGTCGACCGGCATGCGTTCCAGCGCCCGCAGCAGATCGTACGCCTGGCCGTCGTCTCCCAGCACCGTGACCGGCGTCATCTGTCCCACGCCGAGCGCCGCCAGGTTGTTCATCACCGTGCCGAGCGCGCCGGGATTATTGCGAATGCGCGTGATCTGATAAGCCTCGAGCCCGGTCTCGATCGACAGTTCGTTCATCTCGGGATCGATTTCGAGATAACGATCGAGAAACAGGTCCCCGACCAGGCCGATCGACAGCTTGGGAAGCTCGGCCAGCACCGAGGTCAGACGTTCGAGCGAAACGAGCGGCGCGGCTTTCATTACAGCCCCAACAGCGCCAAGAGCTCGTCCTGCTGACGATAGTCGCCGATGATGATGTCCGCGCCGGCGCGGATCAAACGCTCGCGTTTCCAGGCGTTGATCCCTTGCCGCGCCTCTTCATCGCTGGCCACACCTACGGCCACCCCACCCGCGCGGCGCGTCTCTTCGATTTCAACAAAGCCGTCGCCGAACGCCAACAACTGATGCGCGCCGACGTTCATGTCTCTAATAATTTGCTCGATGATCATCGCCTTCGAGAAGCTGCGATAGTCGTCGAGCGCGCCGTAAATGTGCTCGCCGAAGAATTCGGTCAATCCCAGTACGGCCACCTCGTCGCGGACATATTTCAGGTCCGTCCCCGAGGCCAAATACAGCTTCACCCCGCGATCACGCAATTGCGTCAGCAGACGGCGCGAGCCGGGCACGGTCAGATCGTCGGGCGGGACGCGTCCCTGCTTCAGCGCGTCGATGCGCTGACCGACTTGCGCCCACAACAGGTCATGGTACTGATGCTTGTATTCCAACGGATCGCGGGGCGTCGCCCCGCGCGCCTTGACCTCGTCGGCCAACTGCATCATCTGATAGATCGTCTGCTTGCCGTTCAGTCGCATGACGTACTCTTCGACGTGCTCATGCAGTTTCTCGCGCGACTCGCCGCTGCCGGTCTCGGCCAGCACGTCCACCATCATGGGGATCATCACCGCCTGCCAATTGCGGCGGATCAGCGACAGCGTTCCGTCAAAATCGAACATCGCCGCGCGGAACTCGCCGCGCGGAAAATCAGGGCGCAAGACCTCGATGGTCCCTGCCGAGGTAGCTTCGTTCGTCATGCGGCCCTTTTCTCTGTGACGTTTTCCGGCGATTTGCCAAAACCTTTTCGGACGGCGAAATCGCGGCAATACTCGTCGCGATCCGCTGCTCGACGAATCGGCTCCCTTGGCAAACAGGACCCGACCGTCAGGGAACACGCAGTTTAGTCAAACGGCATAAGTCGACAAGGCACCTGGCTCGGCCCCTAACAGCCTCATAATGTATCGCCCAACGATCGTTTTCAGCAGCGAGGTTGCTGGTCCACTGTAGTACGTCCGACCAACGTTCTTTTCGATTTTTTTGTTGGCAGCACGAGCCGCAATTTCCTGAGCAAAAGTTGGCTTGCCGCCCGTCACGGCGAGGGATACTGTAAACTTAACGGCAGGAGCCTTGGGCGGCGCCGATCCTGGTAAACCACGGTCAACCCGCGGCAGCATGTTCGGCCGAGTGACAACCGCCGCTCGTGATAAACGCGACAGAAAAGCGTGCATGAGAAACGACTCGATTAAAAACATCTTCGCGTGCCAGGCGACGGCTTGGCACGCACTCGCCTCAGGTCGACAGCGATGAATCCTTCCGACGTTCGGCTCGACGCGCACGGCTTTCCGATCGCACCAGACTTCGCCCCTCGCGCGGTTGAGGACTTCGCCCCGAAACTGCGCCGCGCCGGGCGCGGAACGTTCACGATCCGCGCGCTACTGGTCATGCTGGCCGTTGGCGCGGCGATCATGGCGCTGGTTCGAGCCGAGCTGGGCGTCCCGCTCGGTAATGCCGTCGCTCATTGGTTGGCCGGCCATGCGTTTCAAAAGCAAATGGGCGACGACCTGGACGGCGCGCTGCGCGATCTGGATCGGGCTTTGTCATGGAACGACAAGTCTGCTGAATTTTTCGCCCGACGCGGGCAGGTGCGTTTGGAAATGGGGGACGTTGAAGGAAGCCTCAGCGACTTCAACAAAGTGACCGCCCTGGCGCCGGAGTCGAGCGAAGCGCTCGAGCTACGCGCCATGTCGCTGCAGCGGTTGCACCGGCACGATGAAGCCATCCGTGACGTGACCAAGGCCATCCAACTGCATCGCTTCGAACCCCACCTGTTGAACAGCCGCGCCTACACGCGCGCTATTGCCGGGGTGGAACTCAACGAGGCGCTGCAAGACATTCAATCGGCAATCGAAAGCGAGGGGCGGAACTCGCATTACCTCGACACTCGCGGCTATATCTACTTTCTGCTGGGAGAATACGAGCCGGCACTGGCCGATCTGGATCAGGCCCTGGCGATGGCCCGCCGCGAGGCACCCAATTCGTTTATCCTCGATCGACATCCGTATCCGGAACGGGTGCTAGCTCGCATAAAGCGCCAGCACGAGAATATCCTGGCTGTTATGTACCACCATCGTGGCGAGATACACCAGAAACTAGGGCATAGCGAGCTGGCCGAGTCTGATCTGCGCCAGGGAGACGCTTTCGGGTACAATCCCGCCGCTGGCATCTACTGAGGGATCCGTAGACCGCGGGCCCCAGATGGTCGCGAGCCAGCTATTGAGGGCATACTCTTCCGAGAGCGCGGTGATTCATGGAAGGATCACAACTGGCCGAAAAGGCCCTATTGAGCGACCCCCCCCCGCCCGCCCTGGCCGGGGGAACCGCCGATGGCGTGCGCTGGAGCGTTACGCCCGAGTGGCGCAAGACGCTGATCGGCGCGCAAGGGCTACGCCTGGATGAATGGCTGGCCGAGGGGCGGATGCATGTCGTCAAGCACGCCTCGCACCGCACAGTCTATCGCGTCGACCTGCCACATCGATCGTTCTTCCTCAAGCATTACCGCGTCCTGGCGTTTTTGAACGCCCTGACGCACCTGCTGCGCGGCAGTGCCGCCCGCCGCGAATGGCGCAACGCTCTGGAGGTGCGCCGCCGACACGTCCCTACAGTGACACCGATCGCGTTGGGGGAACACTATCGAGGCGGCCTGGTGCGCGACAGCTACTTCGTCAGCGAGGCTATCGCCGATTCTTGTACGCTCGAGCGTTACGCCGACGAGTGCCTGCCTAAGCTCTCGTCCCAGGAGCAAGCCCGCCTACGGCCGCGCATCATCTTGGCCCTGGCCAAGCTTTGCGCAGCGGCGCATCGGGCGGGGGTCTATCACACCGATTTTCATCGTGGCAACGTGTTGGTCGGACTCGATACGCTGGCCTCCCCCGACGTGCTGCCGGAACTACATTTGATCGATCTGCCGAAAATGTGGTTCTCGCCCCCGCTCTCCTGGGCGCACAGCCGTGACAGCCTGGCGATGTTCGCCGCGGCGTGGCTGGACCGTTCGTCGCGCTGCGAACGATGGCGATTCTGGAAGGCCTACCTGGCTGGCCGCCCCGAGCTGGTGCTGGCCGATCCGCTGGCCGCGGGCAACGAGATCGTGCGCCGCAGCCGGGCCCACGCCCGCAAAATCTTCAGCGAGCGCGACAAGCGCTGCCTGCGTTCCAATCGCGACTACACGCGCGTCAAAGCCGCCAGCGCGATGGGTTACGCCGTGCGTGACCTGGCCCGCGGCGACTTGCTGACGCTGATGAGCCAGCCCGACGCCCCGTTTGCCGCCCCCGACGCGCAAATGATCAAGGTCTGCTCGGGCAGTCAGGTGGTGAAAACGACCATGCTGCTCGAAGGGCGTCCGACACCGGCCGCGTATAAACGCTCGTGCAACCGCCTGTGGCGCAAAGCGATCTTGGCCCTGTTTCGTCGCAGCCGAGCCCTGCGGGCTTGGCACCTGGGACACGCACTGCGCGAACGAGGCATCGATACGGCCCGGCCACTGTTGGTCGTCGAACCGCGCACCGGCGGACCGCGTTGGGAAAGTTACCTGGCCACCGAATGGGTCGAAGGAGACCATCTGCACGATTACGCCGCCTGGGTCGCCGCGCAGCCTTCGACAGAACGACGCCGCGAAACGCGCCACACGGCCGTCGTATTGGGACGCATGTTGGGGCGGATGCACGCCTGGAACGTCGATCATCGCGACCTGAAGGCGCAGAATCTGATGCTCGCGCGGCAAGGAGAAAAGCTCACCGCCAACCTGATCGACTTGGACGGCGTGCGCTTCGTTC
It includes:
- a CDS encoding polysaccharide biosynthesis/export family protein; its protein translation is MGELWNLVPADGWRRLAFDAAWQSTLICCLGWSLAWIVYRRPALRAAVLLATSLLCVVVPVASSVVRYGGWGMLTPAELTEPAEQIGWIYEAPSGAPRPVILESSSVVRENVRAAPERIDWQSWTWLAFGCTWPVTSCVLAVRLARSAAAVRRACRVGEFCQDEAIVVALGRAAHMMGVPAPILKLSPAVDSPALASPVLGMGGHTLLLPVAGNERDDWFVIFCHELAHMARGDSWSRLAVEIVSVVLPWQPLLWLVRRDFRAACEEACDDWAIAAGADPVEFASILLDFVPQARPAVMLGMAESISAARSRIMRLLAMQDVPRPGVGRLLAVMGWVIAVALAVVLALLQAGRPLWRGTDLPPWGNTPIGRAMAVNKDLPSDRPLLKPYLVDAPDILLIDAVKVVPKAPYRIEPLDTVNVTVLGTLPDQNIAGPYSVEADGTIALGPAYGTIKVAGMTLDEAIEAIKKQLKGVLSTPEVSVSLAESAGQQDIAGEHLIGPDGTVNLGSYGSVYVAGMTIPEVREAIEKHLEQFLDKPRISVDMFAYNSKFYFIVSEREGMDNVVRVPCTGHERVLDALSHDPNLRLSATGWVWIARSKSDQEKPTILPVDWRALLRGESNQTNYWIEPGDRVFVQEK
- a CDS encoding BlaI/MecI/CopY family transcriptional regulator: MRRKTLHGLGDLQAKVMEFVWKRGEATVAAVAEHLGRRRPITYTTVLVAMQKLEKKGWLAHRAEGRAYVYRPARTREAAQAGLVTEMLDAVFDGDPQLLVSQLLDARPWSGEELAQLRQLIEARRKEKRHG
- a CDS encoding cupin domain-containing protein, with the translated sequence MMNSIPPPSTALLIRHEGEAPRERSTCGWRHLLVSRQDSNVAAWAHAVDIDGAREHYHRVATELYYVLEGEGTVRLNGVDHPVRQGSLVHIPPGVVHGAQGRMRVLVVGIPDISDGDLYFPNEPRDENGE
- a CDS encoding DUF6793 family protein, which encodes MPLFEVETESHIIITWANDQDAAAAVVHDAYPHERVLRLTKRPRDTWVISKSALGIPSTSADLCHTARDCLSKAAGDKVHAIRLYMHETGTDLERARKVIESNMVMGW
- a CDS encoding PfkB family carbohydrate kinase; the encoded protein is MKAAPLVSLERLTSVLAELPKLSIGLVGDLFLDRYLEIDPEMNELSIETGLEAYQITRIRNNPGALGTVMNNLAALGVGQMTPVTVLGDDGQAYDLLRALERMPVDAGHIIRDADRLTPTYTKPLRRAADGVWQELNRIDLRNKSALGAATQERLFDELATVFAATDGLIVLDQVNEEGWGVIGPAVREHLAQLAEAAPDKLMFIDSRAHIARFRRGTLKPNVHECLAALGRPSTGSANEPITAARDFARLTGCQLYCTVGERGILVADTTGDPVLADGYPVHGPVDVVGAGDSATAGIVLALLAGATRLEAAAVGNLVASITVQQLGTTGTASPAQVLARWQAVYGAA
- a CDS encoding HAD family hydrolase, with product MTNEATSAGTIEVLRPDFPRGEFRAAMFDFDGTLSLIRRNWQAVMIPMMVDVLAETGSGESREKLHEHVEEYVMRLNGKQTIYQMMQLADEVKARGATPRDPLEYKHQYHDLLWAQVGQRIDALKQGRVPPDDLTVPGSRRLLTQLRDRGVKLYLASGTDLKYVRDEVAVLGLTEFFGEHIYGALDDYRSFSKAMIIEQIIRDMNVGAHQLLAFGDGFVEIEETRRAGGVAVGVASDEEARQGINAWKRERLIRAGADIIIGDYRQQDELLALLGL
- a CDS encoding lipopolysaccharide kinase InaA family protein; amino-acid sequence: MEGSQLAEKALLSDPPPPALAGGTADGVRWSVTPEWRKTLIGAQGLRLDEWLAEGRMHVVKHASHRTVYRVDLPHRSFFLKHYRVLAFLNALTHLLRGSAARREWRNALEVRRRHVPTVTPIALGEHYRGGLVRDSYFVSEAIADSCTLERYADECLPKLSSQEQARLRPRIILALAKLCAAAHRAGVYHTDFHRGNVLVGLDTLASPDVLPELHLIDLPKMWFSPPLSWAHSRDSLAMFAAAWLDRSSRCERWRFWKAYLAGRPELVLADPLAAGNEIVRRSRAHARKIFSERDKRCLRSNRDYTRVKAASAMGYAVRDLARGDLLTLMSQPDAPFAAPDAQMIKVCSGSQVVKTTMLLEGRPTPAAYKRSCNRLWRKAILALFRRSRALRAWHLGHALRERGIDTARPLLVVEPRTGGPRWESYLATEWVEGDHLHDYAAWVAAQPSTERRRETRHTAVVLGRMLGRMHAWNVDHRDLKAQNLMLARQGEKLTANLIDLDGVRFVRSLTERRRARNLARLATSMEAHPWLTRTDRLRFLCAYLAVAPLEKHTWKWFWRRVGRRSRVLTNLMRAGGREVL